A single window of Parabacteroides pacaensis DNA harbors:
- a CDS encoding AraC family transcriptional regulator translates to MYPLQTIDKELFIAGTSRLDNFHHHLVKLDAAVILFCREGCARFIIDLKEYEIVKNTQVVLLPRNILDVAEASPDFRVSYFCFSPLFLQEASIRLEPSFFAFLKENPCYTLPEENTGVIHGLMCASEAIYKDTENRFRSIIAKNHLQNFLLEVYDKTQRWFINKQVEGANRQETIFKRFISLVNEHCTEQREVRFYADKLFITPRYLSTIVQNIARITTKEIINKHVMLEIKALLQSTDLSLQEISNQLNFPDQSFFGRFFKKHTGMSPTEYRKTK, encoded by the coding sequence ATGTACCCTTTACAAACAATTGACAAAGAATTGTTTATCGCCGGAACCAGCCGGCTGGACAATTTTCATCACCATCTGGTTAAATTAGATGCTGCCGTTATCCTTTTTTGCAGGGAAGGATGTGCCCGTTTTATCATCGACCTGAAAGAATACGAGATAGTAAAAAATACGCAAGTGGTTCTTTTGCCTCGTAATATCCTGGACGTTGCTGAGGCGAGTCCGGACTTCCGGGTTTCTTATTTCTGCTTTTCCCCTCTCTTTTTACAAGAAGCCAGTATCCGGCTGGAACCTTCTTTCTTCGCTTTTTTAAAAGAGAATCCATGCTATACACTCCCCGAAGAGAATACCGGAGTGATCCACGGTCTGATGTGTGCTTCGGAAGCCATTTATAAAGATACAGAAAACCGTTTCCGCAGCATCATAGCTAAAAATCATTTGCAAAACTTCTTATTGGAGGTGTACGACAAAACGCAACGTTGGTTTATCAATAAACAAGTCGAAGGGGCAAACCGGCAAGAAACTATTTTTAAACGTTTTATCTCTTTGGTAAACGAACATTGTACGGAACAACGTGAGGTAAGATTCTACGCCGACAAGTTATTTATTACTCCCCGTTACTTGTCTACGATTGTACAAAATATAGCACGTATCACCACAAAAGAGATTATCAATAAGCATGTCATGTTAGAAATAAAGGCTTTGCTCCAATCCACCGATCTAAGTCTACAGGAAATATCCAACCAGCTTAATTTCCCCGACCAATCGTTTTTCGGACGTTTCTTTAAAAAGCACACAGGGATGTCGCCTACGGAATACAGGAAAACGAAATAA
- a CDS encoding efflux RND transporter periplasmic adaptor subunit: MRIRNKKWMQLIGIISCAIGVVSCKQTPSVPTESAYQVMQVRPTDKVISTTYSATIRGRQDIDIYPQVSGFITKLCVEEGQTVRRGQVLFIIDQVPYQAALQTAVANVESAQASLATAKLTYDSKKELHARKVVSAFDLKTAENSWLTAKAQLAQAKAQEVSARNNLSYTEVKSPSDGVVGTLPYRVGTLVSASLPQPLTTVSDNSDMYVYFSMTENQLLALTRQYGSKAQVLESLPEVELQLNDKSLYDEKGHIETISGVIDRNTGTASIRAVFPNRNGLLYSGNTGNIILPVRKEGCFVIPQAATFEIQDKVFVYKLVDGKAQSAPVSVTRINGGKEYIVEEGLQEGDRIITEGVGLLREGTPITVKQN; encoded by the coding sequence ATGAGAATAAGAAACAAAAAATGGATGCAACTGATAGGGATTATCAGTTGCGCTATCGGGGTGGTATCTTGTAAACAAACCCCCTCAGTACCAACGGAATCGGCCTATCAGGTAATGCAAGTCCGGCCCACGGATAAAGTAATCTCGACTACCTATTCCGCTACTATTCGCGGGCGGCAGGATATCGATATCTATCCGCAAGTATCCGGTTTTATTACTAAGTTATGCGTAGAAGAAGGCCAAACGGTACGTCGCGGCCAAGTCCTGTTTATTATAGACCAAGTACCTTATCAAGCGGCTTTGCAAACTGCTGTTGCCAATGTAGAATCAGCCCAAGCCTCCCTTGCTACCGCCAAACTGACGTATGATAGTAAAAAAGAACTCCATGCCCGGAAAGTCGTTTCGGCTTTCGACTTGAAAACGGCTGAAAATTCCTGGCTTACCGCCAAAGCTCAACTTGCGCAGGCAAAAGCACAGGAAGTAAGTGCCCGGAACAATCTTTCGTATACCGAAGTAAAAAGTCCGTCCGACGGAGTAGTGGGTACATTGCCTTATCGTGTCGGAACGTTAGTGAGTGCCAGTTTGCCGCAACCGCTCACTACGGTTTCCGATAATTCGGATATGTACGTTTACTTTTCGATGACGGAAAACCAGCTTCTTGCCCTTACACGCCAGTATGGTTCCAAAGCTCAGGTGTTGGAAAGTCTTCCGGAAGTGGAATTGCAACTGAACGACAAATCTTTATATGACGAGAAAGGGCATATCGAGACGATTAGCGGGGTGATAGACCGCAATACCGGTACTGCCAGTATCCGTGCCGTATTCCCTAACCGGAACGGACTGCTGTATAGCGGCAATACGGGAAATATAATCTTGCCGGTACGGAAAGAAGGATGCTTTGTTATCCCGCAGGCAGCTACGTTCGAAATCCAGGATAAAGTTTTTGTCTACAAGCTGGTAGACGGGAAAGCCCAATCTGCTCCGGTAAGTGTAACCCGCATAAACGGCGGTAAAGAATATATCGTAGAGGAAGGCTTGCAGGAAGGTGATCGGATTATAACGGAAGGTGTGGGCCTGTTGCGTGAAGGAACCCCTATTACAGTAAAACAAAACTAA
- a CDS encoding efflux RND transporter permease subunit, giving the protein MNLRTFIERPILSAVISISIVVVGLIGLFTLPVEQYPDIAPPTIQVSTTYFGASAETLQKSVIAPLEEAINGVENMTYMTSSASNAGTVTITVYFRQGTDPDMSAVNVQNRVSKATGQLPAEVTQVGVTTSKRQTSILQMFSLHSPDNSYDESFLSNYININLKPSILRIQGVGDMMIMGGNYSMRVWMKPDIMAQYKLIPADVTAALAEQNIEAATGSFGENSDETYQYTMKYKGRLLTPEEFGEIVIRSTEDGEVLKLKEVADLELGEDTYAYRGGMDGHNGISCMIFQTAGSNATEVNQNIDAFLEEAKKELPKGLELTQVMSSNDFLFASIHEVVKTLLEAILLVILVVYVFLQDIRSTLIPLVGIIVSLIGTFAFMSIAGFSINLITLFALVLVIGTVVDDAIVVVEAVQARFDVGYRSSYMASIDAMKGISNAVISSSLVFMAVFIPVSFMSGTSGTFYTQFGLTMAVAVGISALNALTLSPALCALFLKPYINEDGTQKDNFAARFRKAFNVTFDALVSKYKNIVLFFIKRKWLTWSLLACSVLLLIFLMNTTKTSLVPDEDQGVVFVNVSTAAGSSLKTTYDVMSRIEQRLKNIPQVAHLQRVTGYGLLAGQGNSFGMLILKLKPWDERPGKENNVQAVIGQVYGSTADIKDASVFAISPGMIPGYGMGNALELHMQDKMEGDIGTFFNTTQQYLGVLNQRPEIAMAYSSFDVRYPQWTVEVDASKCKRAGITPDALLSTLSGYYGGQYVSNFNRFSKVYKVMIQADPQYRLDEASLNNTFVRMANGEMAPISQFVTLTRSYGAETLSRFNMFNSIAVNAMPADGYSTGDAIRAVKETAEEALPRGFGYDFGGITREENQQSSTTAIIFAICILMIYLILSALYESFLIPFAVILSIPFGLAGSFLFAKMMGLENNIYLQTGLIMLIGLLAKTAILLTEYATERRKAGMSLTSAALSAAKARLRPILMTALTMIFGLFPLVLATGVGANGNSSLGAGTVGGMFIGTLALLFIVPSLFIAFQYLQEKVRPIQFEPASDWQIQEEYAEVTEERKSHLESKKNEKK; this is encoded by the coding sequence ATGAACTTAAGAACTTTTATAGAACGTCCCATTCTATCGGCTGTGATCTCTATCTCGATTGTGGTTGTGGGGCTGATCGGGCTTTTTACTTTGCCCGTAGAACAATATCCGGATATTGCTCCGCCTACCATCCAGGTAAGTACCACTTATTTCGGGGCTAGTGCCGAGACATTGCAAAAGAGTGTAATTGCTCCGCTGGAAGAGGCCATCAACGGTGTGGAGAACATGACGTATATGACTTCCAGCGCTTCTAATGCGGGAACTGTAACCATAACCGTATACTTCAGGCAAGGAACCGATCCGGATATGTCTGCCGTAAATGTACAGAACCGGGTATCGAAAGCTACCGGGCAATTACCGGCAGAAGTAACCCAAGTGGGGGTGACCACCTCTAAACGCCAGACCAGTATTTTGCAAATGTTTTCTTTGCATAGCCCGGATAACTCATACGATGAAAGTTTTCTATCCAACTACATCAATATTAATTTAAAGCCCTCTATCCTTCGAATCCAGGGAGTAGGCGACATGATGATTATGGGGGGAAATTACAGTATGCGGGTATGGATGAAGCCGGATATCATGGCACAATACAAACTGATTCCTGCCGACGTAACGGCTGCGCTTGCCGAACAAAACATAGAAGCGGCTACCGGTTCGTTTGGGGAAAATTCGGACGAGACTTACCAGTATACGATGAAATATAAAGGCCGTTTGCTCACCCCGGAGGAATTCGGGGAAATTGTAATCCGCTCTACCGAAGACGGGGAAGTACTGAAACTGAAAGAGGTTGCCGACTTGGAATTAGGGGAAGATACGTATGCTTACCGGGGCGGCATGGACGGCCATAACGGTATTTCGTGTATGATATTCCAAACTGCCGGCTCTAACGCTACGGAAGTAAACCAAAATATCGATGCTTTCTTGGAAGAAGCTAAAAAAGAATTGCCCAAAGGTCTCGAACTTACCCAGGTGATGAGTTCGAACGACTTCTTGTTTGCCTCTATCCATGAAGTGGTGAAAACATTGTTGGAAGCCATCCTGCTGGTAATCCTCGTAGTATATGTGTTCCTGCAAGATATCCGTTCCACCCTTATCCCGCTGGTAGGTATTATCGTTTCTTTAATCGGGACTTTTGCGTTTATGTCCATAGCCGGATTCAGTATCAATTTGATTACCTTGTTTGCTCTGGTGTTGGTTATCGGTACGGTGGTGGATGATGCCATAGTGGTGGTAGAGGCGGTGCAAGCCCGTTTCGATGTAGGTTACCGTTCTTCTTATATGGCTAGTATCGACGCGATGAAAGGGATCAGTAATGCCGTGATCTCTTCCTCCCTGGTATTTATGGCTGTATTTATTCCTGTGTCGTTTATGAGTGGTACTTCCGGGACTTTTTACACGCAGTTCGGCTTGACTATGGCGGTGGCTGTAGGGATCTCCGCTTTGAATGCGTTGACGTTAAGCCCCGCCCTGTGTGCTCTCTTCCTGAAACCTTATATAAATGAAGACGGTACGCAGAAAGACAATTTTGCAGCCCGTTTCCGGAAAGCTTTCAATGTTACTTTTGATGCGCTGGTAAGTAAATATAAGAACATTGTTTTGTTCTTTATCAAACGTAAATGGCTTACTTGGTCGTTACTGGCTTGTTCCGTATTATTATTAATCTTCTTGATGAATACCACCAAAACCAGCTTGGTGCCCGATGAAGACCAGGGAGTTGTATTCGTAAATGTCAGCACGGCAGCCGGCAGTTCTTTGAAAACTACTTACGATGTGATGAGCCGTATCGAACAGCGTTTGAAAAACATTCCCCAGGTAGCCCATCTGCAAAGGGTAACCGGCTACGGATTATTGGCCGGCCAGGGAAATTCGTTCGGTATGTTGATTCTGAAATTGAAGCCTTGGGACGAGCGTCCGGGTAAGGAGAATAATGTCCAGGCTGTTATCGGGCAAGTATACGGCAGTACCGCCGATATAAAAGATGCCAGTGTGTTTGCCATTTCACCCGGTATGATTCCCGGTTACGGTATGGGAAACGCGTTGGAATTACACATGCAGGATAAAATGGAGGGCGACATCGGAACTTTCTTCAACACAACCCAGCAATATCTGGGCGTATTGAACCAACGTCCCGAAATAGCCATGGCCTATTCATCTTTCGATGTCCGTTACCCACAATGGACGGTGGAAGTGGATGCATCGAAATGCAAACGTGCTGGTATTACGCCGGATGCGTTGCTCAGTACCTTGTCCGGCTATTATGGCGGGCAGTACGTTTCTAACTTCAACCGCTTTTCGAAAGTATATAAAGTGATGATTCAAGCTGATCCGCAATATCGCTTGGACGAAGCCTCTCTTAATAATACATTTGTCAGGATGGCAAACGGTGAAATGGCTCCTATCAGCCAATTCGTAACATTAACCCGTAGTTACGGGGCCGAGACGTTGAGCCGTTTCAATATGTTTAATTCTATTGCTGTAAATGCGATGCCGGCCGACGGGTACAGTACCGGTGATGCAATCCGCGCAGTGAAGGAAACTGCCGAAGAAGCTCTTCCCCGTGGTTTCGGTTACGATTTTGGCGGAATCACCCGGGAGGAAAACCAACAAAGCAGTACTACGGCAATCATCTTTGCCATCTGTATTTTGATGATCTATCTCATTTTAAGTGCGCTTTATGAAAGCTTCCTTATTCCCTTTGCGGTGATCCTAAGTATACCGTTCGGATTGGCGGGTAGCTTTTTGTTTGCCAAAATGATGGGGTTGGAGAATAATATTTATTTGCAAACCGGATTGATTATGTTGATCGGATTGCTTGCCAAGACGGCTATCCTCTTAACTGAATATGCTACCGAACGCCGTAAAGCGGGTATGAGCCTTACTTCTGCTGCTTTGTCGGCTGCGAAAGCCCGTTTACGACCCATTTTGATGACGGCATTGACCATGATTTTCGGTTTATTTCCTTTGGTGCTGGCTACGGGGGTAGGTGCTAACGGAAACAGTTCGTTGGGCGCCGGTACGGTAGGAGGTATGTTCATCGGGACGTTGGCGTTGCTGTTTATTGTACCTTCTTTGTTTATCGCTTTCCAATATTTGCAGGAAAAAGTGCGGCCTATACAGTTCGAACCGGCTTCCGACTGGCAGATACAGGAGGAATATGCAGAAGTTACCGAAGAAAGAAAGAGTCATTTAGAAAGCAAAAAGAACGAGAAGAAATGA